TTTATTAGTAGGATTAATTATTATTACTATTGCTCTTGGAATAATGAATTGGTTCTTATTTCGCCGTTTAAGTTTTTATTCTCCTAATAAGTCTAAAACAGAATTGTTTGAATCTTCTAAAAAATTAAAAGAGGATGATGAGGTTCAGGAAATTGATTTGGAATTGGATGCTGAAGAAACTCATGATTATTCAGAAAATAATGGAGTTAATACTACGGTTGTATCGCAAGTTTTAACAAATGAAACTGCTTTACAAATTCAATCTACTACTAGAATTCCTAGTAGAGATCCTCTGGAAATATTAATTCAAGATTTAAAAGAAACTGACCCTAAAAAAAGGCGTAAAGCGATTTGGGAATTAGCGCAAAAGTCTGATTCTAGAGCGATGAAACCGTTAGTAGATTTAATGATTGATACAGATTCTCAAGAACGTACTTTAATTTTAGAAGCTTTGTCTCAAATTAGTGCTCGTACTCTTAAACCAATGAATCAAGCTTTAGCTATTTCTTTACAAGATAAAAATCCTCAAGTTCGTAAGAATGCTATTAGAGATTTAACTAGGGTTTATGAGTTAATGTCTCAAATTAGTCAATTACTTTGTCATGCTATTGATGATGTTGATATTGATGTTAAAGAGACAGCAAAATGGGCCGTTAATCAAATAAATATGCAAATGCCACCTCGTTTAGATATTCTTAATCGTAACTCTCCTCCTGAGATAACTGTTGAGCAATCTTATTCGGATTCAAAAGAGAGTAATTAATTATGAATATTGAAACTTTTAAGCAAAAAGATATTTTAGTTAAATTGTATGATCAACACTTTAATCTATGGTTAGAAACAACGGCTAACTTATTACAAAATCGTCAATTTGATCAGATTGATTATGATAATTTAATTGAAGAAATTGAGGCAATGGGAAGAAGTGAAAAACACGCGCTTGTTAGATTTTGAGTTTTTACCTGAATAATTTATGTGAATTTAATTATTTTCCTTGAATATAGTTTAAAATGAAACTAAGGTTAAATTTTCAATGGATTAATATGAATCAAACAATTACTGCTATTTTTGATGGTCAAGTTTTAAAACCAGAAACCCCCTTAAACTTGGAACCTAACCAACGCTATACTATTACTATAACATCCGAAACTACAACTACTACTAATAATAATGGATGGGATGTTATAGAATCATTAATAGGGACAGTAGATGCACCTGATGATTGGTCATTAGAACACGATACTGAATAAACGGGATCAATATTATACCAAAGCAAAACAATTATTTCCTCGTTTAATATCAGCAAAAGAAGTCTGGATCACTGAAGCTGTTTTAATTGAAGTTGGTAATGGTTTAAGTGGAATAAATCGCACAGAAGCATTTCAATTTATTCAGCAATGTTATCAAATTAGAAATATGAGAGTCATCAGCGTTGATACTAAATTATTGCAACGTGGGTTACTATTTTATCAAAGTCGTTCAGATAAAACTTGGGGGTTAACTGATTGTATTTCTTTTGTTGTGATGCAGCAACAGGAACTAAGGGATGCACTAACAAGCGATCGCCATTTTATACAAGCAGGTTATCATGCTTTGATGCTTGAAATTTAGAGACAAATTATTATTTGACCCTTTCAGGATTATTTGGAAGACTTTTTAAAGTAATTGCTGTAAATCAGGCATTTTAAATCCCTTTCCTGGTTTTTGTGTACTTATTAATAGATACTGTTAAAACGATATACTATAACTATAACACCTGAAACTGAAACTACCAATGATGATGGATGGGATGTTATTGAACCATTAATAGGAACAGTCGATACACCTGATGATTGGTCATTAGAACACGATCATTATCTCTATAATGCTTGAATTATAGAGGATGATTTTTATTATACTCTTTAACTCGCTGCAAAATCTGTAAATTGGCGATTAAAAGGAGAACGAAATCCTAAGACAATATTTTCCTTCGATACTCCTGCTTCTAGTAATTGACTAGCAATTCCTTCTTCTGTAAAATCTCGCTGAATCCAAAATTTATTATCTTTAATATCAACATGAATAGGACAACCATAAATTTGTTTTTCTCCTTCCCATCCGACATATAATAATAAATAATGATGGTTTTGAGGATCAAAAACTATCTGGGTTTCTATTGGTTGATTTTGAGGATGTTTGTCAGCATAATTCTGAATAATATCCTGAATTAATTGTTTATAGGTGAGGGTTTCCATAAAATAATTTCTCCTTTTTTGGGGTTGACAATAATTAATTTAATAGAGTAATTCTTAATAATTTTTTGGATAAAGCTATCTTTAAAAAAGTTCTGGTAAATATCATCAGGAATTGCTAAATATAAAATTCTATCGGGTTCAAATTCCTCTAATGCTAATCGATAATTGAGAAATTGACCAACTGCTAAATGAAAATCTGTTACAGCAGATAATCCAATAAAGCTTTTTACTTCTACTGCTATTTTAATGGTTTCCTTCTCAGCTATAAGTAGTTTACTTGCTGCTAAATCAATAAATATCCCTATTTTTTCACTCACTCTTAAAAAAAAAGGATCGTGGGTAATTATCCAGCTATCTTTTTCTAAAGCATCTCGAACAATTTCATGGACAACATCTTTAGCAGACATAAGGAAATATATTAAAGGTCAGCTACAGTAAACCCTGTACTCAATATAGCATATTCTTGCAAATTTAATTTACTTGAAGCTTGTTTATTAATTATTAAGTTACTTTTGCAAGAGATCTAATATATAATGAATCAGTTTCATAATAATAATTTAATTTCATGATTTTTTCTCATTTATAACTTAAGTGATTGGATAAAATTAATTATAAAATACTAATTAATTAATAACTAATGAGATGGTAACTGATATATTATAATCTTTATCGTTGTCTTAGCATCAAAAATGCCACAATAAAGAAAGATAGATAGATGGACTCATCATCAAGGAAACCACAATGACCAAAACTGCACCCTCTCTCACTGGTAGTCAAATACGGGATAAATTTCTACAATTTTACGCTAAGAAACAACACCAAATCTTACCTAGTGCATCGTTAGTTCCCGAAGACCCTACCGTTTTACTGACTATCGCGGGAATGCTTCCTTTTAAACCCATTTTTCTCGGTCAGAAGCAACCTGACTTCCCTCGTGCGACTACTTCCCAAAAATGTATCCGTACTAATGATATTGAAAATGTGGGACGGACGGCCAGACATCATACTTTTTTTGAGATGTTAGGTAATTTTAGCTTTGGAGACTACTTCAAAGAACAAGCAATAAAATGGGCCTGGGAACTGTCTACAAAGGTGTTTAAATTACCTGCTGAAAACATTGTAGTTAGTGTCTTTGAAAATGATGATGATGCGTTTAAAATTTGGGAGAATATTATTGGTATTTCTCCTCAACGTATTAAAAGAATGGGAGAAACAGATAATTTTTGGAAAGCTGGCCCTACTGGTCCCTGTGGCCCTTGTTCAGAATTATATTATGATTTCCATCCCGAATTAGGAGATAAAAATATTGACTTAGAAGATGATTCCCGTTTCATCGAGTTTTATAACTTGGTTTTTATGGAATATAATCGTGATGCAGATGGCAATTTAACCCCGTTGCAAAATAAGAATATTGACACGGGTATGGGGTTAGAAAGAATGGCTCAAATTCTGCAAAAAGTACCCAATAATTATGAGACAGATCTGATTTTTCCTATTGTTGAAACAGCCACAAATTTAGCCGAAATTAACTACCAAAAAGCAGAAGAAAAGATCAAGGTATCTTTAAAAGTGATTGGTGATCATGTGCGATCTGTTGTTCACATGATTGCTGATGGAATTACGGCCTCAAATACTGATAGAGGATATGTTTTACGTCGTCTCATTCGTCGAGTCGTTCGTCATGGTCGGTTAATAGGAATTGAAGGAGAATTTATTAACAAAGTTGCTGAAAGTGCGATCCAACTTTCGCAGGACGTTTATCCTCAAGTTAGGGAACGGGAAACCTTTATTAAGGGAGAATTACAACGGGAAGAAGTCGCATTTTTGAAAACATTAGAACGAGGAGAAAAGTTACTCGCTGAAATTATCGAAAAGACTAATAAACAAGGTCAAATTTCTGGTGTCGATGCTTTTACTTTATATGATACTTATGGGTTCCCTTTAGAGTTAACTCAAGAAATTGCTGAAGAAAGTAATTTAACGGTTGATGTCGATGGGTTTGAAGCAGAAATGAAGAAGCAGCAAGAACGGTCAAAAGCTGCTCATGAAACTATTGATTTAACGGTACAAGGTAGTCTCGATAAGTTAGCAGAAAATATTCATCCGACAGAATTTTTAGGATATCATCACTTGCAATTAACTGCTAAGGTTGAAGCTGTGTTATTCGCGGGTAAAACTGTTGATCAAGCTGAAGCAGGAACTGAGATTCAAATAGTTTTAGAGAAAACCCCATTCTATGGAGAGTCAGGAGGACAGATAGGCGATCGCGGTTATTTGACAGGCGATAATTTAGTTATTCGAGTTGATGATGTCAAAAAAGAATCGGGTATTTTTGTACATTTTGGACGCATACAAAGGGGGACTGTTTCGGTTAATGATACGGTGACTGCTACTATTGATCGCGCTTGTCGTCGTCGGGTTCAAGCTAATCATACAGCGACTCATTTATTACAAGCTGCTTTGAAGAAAGTAGTTGATGACTCTATTTCTCAAGCAGGATCATTAGTTGCTTTTGATCGTCTCAGATTTGATTTTAATTGTCCCCGTGCTGTTACACAAAATGAGTTACAACAAATTGAGGATTTAATTAATACTTGGATCGCTGAAGCACACGATACAGAAATCTCAATTATGTCCTTAGATATAGCTAAAGAAAAAGGTGCTGTGGCTATGTTTGGGGAGAAATATGGGGCAGAAGTTCGGGTGATTGATGTTCCTGGGGTTTCTATGGAGTTGTGTGGGGGAACTCATGTTAAGAATACTGCTGAAATTGGACTGTTTAAAATTATGTCAGAAAGCGGTATTTCTTCAGGAGTAAGACGTATTGAAGCGGTAGCAGGGCCAGCAGTTTTAGAATATCTGAAAGTACGGGAAACTGTGGTTAAAGATCTCTGCGATCGCTTTAAAATTAAACCGGAAGAAATCAGCGATCGTATTACTACTTTACAGTCTGAACTTAAAGGAACTCAAAAAGAATTAGAAGCGGTTCAACAAGAACTAGCAATTGCTAAATCTGAGCAATTATTAACCAAAGCAGAATCAATTGGTGAGTTCAAAATATTGGTGTCAAATATGGGAGAAATGGACGCAAAATCTTTACAAACTGCTGCAGAAAGGTTACAACAAAAATTAGGAGAAGGTGCGGTTATTTTGGGTGCTATTCCCGAAGAAGGAAAGGTTAGTTTAGTGGCTGCTTTTAGTCCTAAAGTTTACAAAGATAAGAAGTTACAGGCTGGTAAATTTGTCGGAGAAATTGCTAAAATATGTGGAGGTGGTGGCGGTGGTCGTCCTAATTTAGCTCAAGCTGGAGGACGAGATCCTAGTAAGTTACCAGAAGCTTTAGAAACTGCTAAACAACAGTTAATTGAAACCTTAAAAGGTTGATAACATCTAGCTACTTTGTAGGGGTTTAACACTGTTCATTGGTGTCAACTTAAGGTGAAAGTCAATAGGTGTAAGCTGTCCCATTATCTCACCCACACCCTGCCAAGGGTGGGGTTAACTGTACAAAGCCTGCCTACGCAGGCTAATCTTAATAAAAGTCCGCGCTCGTCGGGCTTTGTTTGTATAGCCACAGGCTTTAGCCTGTTGGCACTTGGAACTAAGTTGACACCAATGAACAGTGTTAAACCCCTATCTCTGGGGTACTTTTCAGACATTTAATATCTTTAATAAAGGTAGGAAGATACTCTATTTTCATTCTTGTTCTAATTCGGTTAATGCTTCTTCTAAACTTAAAGGAGTTTCATTTTTGACTTCCATCATGGCACGATAAAGTCCTTCATCTTCAATAGCTTCAATGATGTGCTTATAGTCCTGAAAATTGATGACTACTTTCAAGATATTACCTTGAGTATCGGTAATTAATTCTTGAGCAAAAGGATAATTTTTAGCGTTCATTATTTCTCCTTCATTTTTTGCGTAATTCATAAATATTATTATAATTGATTGCGAATTATATTTCACTAACGCACTTACAAAATAATTATTGGTAATCTAAATATGTTTATTTTTTGCCCTTTTCTTGTTCAATTCTTTGCTGAATAGCTTCTTCCCCAATTCTAATATTTTCTTCAATTGGTTGACCATCATCTGTAAACATAGCAGGATATCGCTTGATTTCTACCCCAGGAGGTGTGCTAAAAAGCAGACGAATTGCCTCTAGATCATCTCGATGTTCTAAAACATAGCTTTTCAGTTCAGCTTTGCTCATTTTTTCAAAATCTGGTTTCATAAGAAGTACCATTCTCCATCAGAAGGGACAATAATTTCTAGTTCATCACCTGCTAAAATATAGACAGATCCGACTTGAGGATCAAAGCGAAATAAATGAATGTCTAAGTAGCTATTAGATAACCACTGACAGACTCGTAAATAGCATTGAGCTTGTTTATTAGTTGGGTAAATAATATTTGCCTCCATTATGACATATTGATCTTAAACTTGATAAATTATCGGACGATAGGTAGGATTAGGAATAGGTTTTCCTTGTTAATCCTCA
This genomic window from Aphanothece sacrum FPU1 contains:
- a CDS encoding HEAT repeat domain-containing protein; the protein is MNNYRFTVLIIIYLACLGWTPNNTRSFSVSNSTIIGREITQVAQVRANNSAKNSLSQQDNSAYRNYMKAGYRAAKEKEYQKALEKFNQALKDRPEDIYAQQAIQNVEFYLAKNANPLTSNNNFLLVLLVGLIIITIALGIMNWFLFRRLSFYSPNKSKTELFESSKKLKEDDEVQEIDLELDAEETHDYSENNGVNTTVVSQVLTNETALQIQSTTRIPSRDPLEILIQDLKETDPKKRRKAIWELAQKSDSRAMKPLVDLMIDTDSQERTLILEALSQISARTLKPMNQALAISLQDKNPQVRKNAIRDLTRVYELMSQISQLLCHAIDDVDIDVKETAKWAVNQINMQMPPRLDILNRNSPPEITVEQSYSDSKESN
- a CDS encoding XisI protein, whose protein sequence is METLTYKQLIQDIIQNYADKHPQNQPIETQIVFDPQNHHYLLLYVGWEGEKQIYGCPIHVDIKDNKFWIQRDFTEEGIASQLLEAGVSKENIVLGFRSPFNRQFTDFAAS
- a CDS encoding XisH family protein, which gives rise to MSAKDVVHEIVRDALEKDSWIITHDPFFLRVSEKIGIFIDLAASKLLIAEKETIKIAVEVKSFIGLSAVTDFHLAVGQFLNYRLALEEFEPDRILYLAIPDDIYQNFFKDSFIQKIIKNYSIKLIIVNPKKGEIILWKPSPINN
- the alaS gene encoding alanine--tRNA ligase produces the protein MTKTAPSLTGSQIRDKFLQFYAKKQHQILPSASLVPEDPTVLLTIAGMLPFKPIFLGQKQPDFPRATTSQKCIRTNDIENVGRTARHHTFFEMLGNFSFGDYFKEQAIKWAWELSTKVFKLPAENIVVSVFENDDDAFKIWENIIGISPQRIKRMGETDNFWKAGPTGPCGPCSELYYDFHPELGDKNIDLEDDSRFIEFYNLVFMEYNRDADGNLTPLQNKNIDTGMGLERMAQILQKVPNNYETDLIFPIVETATNLAEINYQKAEEKIKVSLKVIGDHVRSVVHMIADGITASNTDRGYVLRRLIRRVVRHGRLIGIEGEFINKVAESAIQLSQDVYPQVRERETFIKGELQREEVAFLKTLERGEKLLAEIIEKTNKQGQISGVDAFTLYDTYGFPLELTQEIAEESNLTVDVDGFEAEMKKQQERSKAAHETIDLTVQGSLDKLAENIHPTEFLGYHHLQLTAKVEAVLFAGKTVDQAEAGTEIQIVLEKTPFYGESGGQIGDRGYLTGDNLVIRVDDVKKESGIFVHFGRIQRGTVSVNDTVTATIDRACRRRVQANHTATHLLQAALKKVVDDSISQAGSLVAFDRLRFDFNCPRAVTQNELQQIEDLINTWIAEAHDTEISIMSLDIAKEKGAVAMFGEKYGAEVRVIDVPGVSMELCGGTHVKNTAEIGLFKIMSESGISSGVRRIEAVAGPAVLEYLKVRETVVKDLCDRFKIKPEEISDRITTLQSELKGTQKELEAVQQELAIAKSEQLLTKAESIGEFKILVSNMGEMDAKSLQTAAERLQQKLGEGAVILGAIPEEGKVSLVAAFSPKVYKDKKLQAGKFVGEIAKICGGGGGGRPNLAQAGGRDPSKLPEALETAKQQLIETLKG
- a CDS encoding DUF6887 family protein, whose product is MKPDFEKMSKAELKSYVLEHRDDLEAIRLLFSTPPGVEIKRYPAMFTDDGQPIEENIRIGEEAIQQRIEQEKGKK
- a CDS encoding DUF6888 family protein; translation: MEANIIYPTNKQAQCYLRVCQWLSNSYLDIHLFRFDPQVGSVYILAGDELEIIVPSDGEWYFL